The following proteins are encoded in a genomic region of Lactiplantibacillus plantarum:
- a CDS encoding SLC13 family permease, producing the protein MTLNIAIVLITLLVSFILMAMEVTTPNAVILCALAFLMFVGILSPTDALSGFANDGLATIALMYIIAYAIAKSNIITRLFDRILGDGHSEKRSLLRLLASVSVISPFMNNTPIVSTLTPMVQRWTKQKGMAISKFLIPLSYATILSGLLTVLGTSTNLVAQGLLSKYKLAQFGTFDLAVIGIPITIIGLIYLLTIGYRMLPTYYGSSVDDVVAEPNDYLIEMTIGDDFEHLNQTVVAAKLRNLPRSFLVAINRSGQSIVPVTDETILQLGDRLYFTGNFDCINDLMNIKGLIPSTQKINMTDITNERVRLVEVSIPDTSSLVNQTVKSARFRNVFGSVVVAIRRNDVNLEGHLGSIRLKGGDNLVMITTGEPDELASLKDLHVFNSQPVKSRKHTYKDVLPIVLLVATIIVSTMGVIDLFVGLAASCVVLFLTKCVSISDIVKAVDMNVLFLVASSYGLGLAMSNVGADKFIAKSLVAITGNASPIIYMFLIYFVTNFLTAILSNAAALSLMFPVVVSAAKLENLPVMMLVMLITIAATADFSTPIGYQTNLIVYGPGHYKFTDYFKVGIPLNLICMVVCVFVSYYYYMVL; encoded by the coding sequence ATGACCTTAAATATTGCAATTGTTTTAATCACGTTATTAGTATCATTTATATTAATGGCCATGGAAGTTACGACCCCGAACGCCGTAATCTTGTGTGCCTTAGCGTTCTTGATGTTTGTCGGTATCTTGTCGCCAACGGACGCACTGTCAGGTTTTGCTAACGACGGGTTAGCGACAATTGCCCTGATGTATATTATTGCCTATGCCATTGCCAAAAGTAATATTATTACCCGCTTATTTGACCGGATTCTCGGCGATGGTCACAGCGAAAAGCGTTCCTTATTACGGTTGTTAGCGAGCGTGAGTGTGATTTCACCGTTTATGAATAATACCCCGATTGTGTCCACTTTGACACCGATGGTCCAGCGTTGGACGAAGCAGAAAGGGATGGCAATCTCAAAGTTCTTGATCCCACTATCCTACGCCACGATTCTGAGTGGGTTGTTGACCGTTCTAGGGACTTCGACCAATCTAGTGGCACAAGGATTATTGTCTAAGTACAAATTAGCACAATTTGGTACCTTTGACTTGGCCGTCATCGGGATTCCCATCACGATTATTGGGTTGATTTACTTACTGACGATCGGGTACCGCATGTTACCGACCTATTATGGGAGTAGTGTTGACGATGTTGTTGCTGAACCGAATGATTACTTGATTGAAATGACGATCGGCGATGATTTTGAACACCTCAATCAAACGGTGGTCGCCGCCAAACTTCGTAATTTACCGCGCTCTTTCTTAGTGGCGATTAATCGGAGTGGTCAGTCGATCGTGCCGGTGACGGATGAGACGATTCTACAGTTAGGTGACCGTCTTTACTTCACTGGAAATTTTGATTGTATTAATGATCTTATGAATATTAAAGGTCTAATACCAAGCACTCAGAAAATCAATATGACTGATATCACCAATGAACGGGTTCGGCTCGTCGAAGTCTCCATTCCGGACACGTCCAGTTTGGTGAACCAAACGGTCAAATCAGCGCGTTTTCGCAATGTCTTTGGGAGTGTCGTCGTCGCAATTCGACGCAACGATGTCAACCTCGAAGGGCATCTCGGAAGTATTCGCTTAAAAGGCGGGGACAACTTGGTCATGATTACCACTGGTGAACCAGACGAGCTGGCAAGTCTCAAAGACTTACACGTCTTTAATTCACAACCAGTGAAGTCCCGGAAACATACTTATAAGGATGTTTTACCGATTGTTTTATTGGTTGCAACGATCATCGTGTCGACTATGGGCGTGATTGATTTGTTCGTTGGTCTGGCGGCCTCGTGCGTGGTACTTTTCTTGACGAAATGCGTTTCAATCAGCGATATTGTGAAGGCTGTCGATATGAACGTGTTGTTTTTAGTGGCTAGTAGTTATGGACTTGGGCTTGCGATGTCGAACGTGGGTGCTGATAAGTTTATCGCGAAGTCATTGGTAGCAATTACCGGGAATGCGTCACCAATCATCTATATGTTCCTGATTTATTTCGTGACCAATTTCTTAACGGCCATCTTGTCCAATGCGGCGGCGTTATCACTGATGTTTCCAGTGGTCGTTTCCGCAGCGAAGTTGGAAAACCTACCCGTGATGATGCTTGTTATGTTGATTACGATTGCTGCGACGGCGGACTTTTCAACGCCAATCGGGTACCAAACAAACTTGATTGTTTACGGCCCTGGACATTATAAGTTCACGGACTACTTTAAAGTCGGAATTCCGTTAAATTTGATTTGTATGGTCGTTTGTGTGTTTGTGTCCTATTACTATTATATGGTGCTGTGA
- a CDS encoding MATE family efflux transporter produces MNDLTKGKPLKLIFWFTIPLLIGNIFQQFYSLSDTLIVGQTLGVKALAAVGSTGSVQFLIIGFAQGLTAGLSILTAQHFGARDFKAVRRSFAISIVVSLIVGIILTILSLIFVDHILLLMQTPTDIIADARTFLQIMLGGMLAPIAFNLLSNIIRALGDSRTPLWFLIISALINIGLELLFILVFKWGIAGASWATILAQTIATLMCVVYIIVKVPILHIGRRHFKLVWSEVKAHLNVGLPMAFQMSIIAIGTIVLQAALNSLGTNSVAATTAAQKIDQVATQPLMSFGVTMATFAAQNYGAHQYERIITGVKQTMWLSGSFSVAAGLIEIIWGKQLVGFFVGHQDMAVLNLSQTYFNVIGSTYILLSMLFIMRNTLQGLGRSAIPTLAGAAELFMRVFAALILVRIFDYAGACSSEPLAWLGSCAVLLPAYIKSVHDLRQQARMTNTVAEGAEPILNDSEKL; encoded by the coding sequence ATGAACGATTTAACAAAGGGAAAACCGCTAAAATTAATTTTTTGGTTTACGATTCCGTTACTAATCGGTAACATTTTTCAGCAATTTTATAGTTTATCGGACACGTTGATCGTTGGTCAGACGTTAGGGGTTAAAGCCCTAGCGGCGGTTGGATCAACTGGGAGTGTTCAGTTTTTGATCATTGGCTTTGCGCAGGGGTTAACCGCTGGCTTATCCATATTAACAGCCCAACATTTTGGGGCACGTGATTTTAAAGCAGTGCGGCGCAGTTTTGCGATTAGTATCGTAGTTAGTCTAATTGTTGGGATCATTTTGACGATTCTGTCGTTGATCTTCGTTGACCATATCTTGTTGTTAATGCAAACGCCAACGGATATCATTGCGGATGCGCGGACATTCTTACAAATTATGCTTGGCGGGATGCTGGCACCAATTGCGTTCAACCTGTTGTCAAACATCATTCGCGCACTCGGTGATAGTCGCACGCCTTTATGGTTTTTGATTATCAGCGCGTTAATTAATATTGGCTTGGAATTGTTATTCATTTTGGTTTTCAAATGGGGCATTGCCGGGGCGAGCTGGGCAACCATTTTAGCACAAACCATTGCAACGCTCATGTGTGTGGTTTACATCATCGTCAAAGTACCCATCTTGCACATTGGACGGCGCCACTTCAAGTTAGTTTGGTCGGAAGTGAAGGCTCACCTGAATGTTGGGTTACCCATGGCTTTTCAGATGTCGATCATTGCGATTGGAACGATTGTGTTACAAGCGGCACTGAATAGTCTTGGCACTAATTCAGTGGCGGCGACGACTGCCGCTCAGAAAATCGACCAAGTCGCGACTCAGCCATTAATGTCTTTTGGGGTCACCATGGCGACTTTCGCGGCTCAGAATTATGGTGCTCATCAGTATGAACGGATTATCACGGGAGTCAAACAGACCATGTGGCTGTCGGGGAGCTTTAGTGTGGCTGCTGGTTTGATTGAAATTATCTGGGGTAAACAGCTTGTGGGGTTCTTCGTCGGTCATCAGGACATGGCGGTATTGAACTTATCCCAGACGTATTTTAACGTCATCGGGAGCACGTATATCCTATTATCAATGTTATTTATTATGCGTAATACCTTGCAAGGGCTTGGACGCAGCGCAATTCCAACTTTGGCAGGCGCGGCGGAACTCTTTATGCGGGTGTTTGCAGCACTGATCTTAGTTCGGATCTTCGATTACGCCGGTGCTTGTAGTTCGGAACCGTTAGCTTGGTTAGGGTCGTGTGCCGTGCTTTTGCCTGCTTATATTAAATCAGTCCACGATTTACGACAACAGGCCCGCATGACAAACACGGTCGCAGAAGGGGCCGAACCAATATTAAACGATTCGGAAAAATTGTAA
- a CDS encoding GNAT family N-acetyltransferase, producing the protein MQFITTSFDELTVRQLQQIYKLRVAVFVVEQACPYQEVDDTDLMAWHLRGMDSTGQLLVYARLMREANQQARIGRVITNPIVRGHGYGQQLLQQAIVQIQALWPSTTQINIQAQHYLDRFYRGFGFQPVSGVYLEDGIPHQNMILTLN; encoded by the coding sequence ATGCAATTTATAACAACATCTTTCGATGAGTTAACTGTTCGGCAGTTACAACAGATTTACAAGTTACGAGTGGCGGTTTTTGTCGTCGAACAGGCCTGTCCGTATCAAGAAGTCGACGATACGGACTTGATGGCTTGGCATTTACGGGGGATGGATTCAACGGGACAGCTGCTAGTATATGCGCGATTAATGCGTGAAGCCAACCAGCAGGCCCGTATCGGCCGGGTGATCACTAATCCGATAGTACGGGGGCACGGCTACGGGCAGCAGTTGCTCCAACAGGCGATTGTGCAGATTCAAGCGTTGTGGCCTTCCACGACGCAAATCAATATTCAGGCCCAGCATTACTTAGATCGCTTCTACCGTGGATTTGGTTTTCAACCAGTCTCTGGCGTTTATTTAGAAGATGGGATTCCGCATCAGAATATGATTTTAACGTTGAACTAG
- the argS gene encoding arginine--tRNA ligase — protein sequence MDYKQLVAAALAPALPDLTQEAILDKIEQPKTSKQGDLAFPTFTLAKTLHKAPQMIASDIVEKVDGSDFEKVVAMGPYVNFFFKKDAFAADILNQVLSNGGHFGDAKLGEAGQVPIDMSSPNIAKPISMGHLRSTVIGNSLANILSKLDYQPVKINHLGDWGTQFGKLITAYKMWGSEAEVKADPINNLLKYYVRFHKEDVDHPEMDDEAREWFKKLENGDEEATHLWSWFRSESLKAFKKIYQRLDIDFDSFKGEAFYNDKMQEVVDILEDKHLLQESQGAEVVDLSKYDLNPALIKKSDGATLYITRDLAAAIYRKRTYDFVQSLYVVGNEQTNHFKQLKAVLTEMGFDWADQIHHIPFGLITSGGKKLSTRSGRVILLDKVLDDAVALAHEQIEAKNPDLPNKDEVADAVGIGAVVFHDLKNERMNSFDFNLEEVVRFEGETGPYVQYAHARAESILRKAGSPEIAATEQTLSDPAAWDTLKLLSEFPATVVRASTEYEPSVIAKYAIHLAKAYNKYYANTKILVEDDELNARLALVKSVSIVLKEALRLLGVKAPDEM from the coding sequence ATGGATTATAAACAACTCGTCGCAGCGGCCTTAGCGCCAGCACTACCAGATTTAACGCAGGAAGCGATTCTAGATAAGATCGAACAACCAAAGACGTCTAAGCAGGGGGACTTGGCCTTTCCGACCTTCACCTTAGCAAAAACGTTACACAAGGCACCTCAAATGATTGCCAGCGACATCGTCGAAAAAGTCGATGGCAGTGACTTTGAAAAAGTTGTTGCAATGGGCCCGTACGTTAACTTCTTCTTCAAGAAAGATGCGTTTGCAGCCGATATTTTAAATCAAGTATTGTCGAATGGTGGCCATTTTGGTGATGCTAAGCTCGGTGAAGCGGGTCAAGTTCCCATCGATATGTCATCGCCAAATATTGCCAAACCAATCTCAATGGGGCATTTGCGGTCAACAGTGATTGGGAATTCTTTGGCAAATATTTTAAGTAAGTTGGATTACCAACCCGTTAAGATCAACCACTTAGGTGACTGGGGCACGCAGTTCGGTAAGTTGATCACGGCCTACAAAATGTGGGGAAGCGAAGCTGAGGTCAAAGCTGATCCAATCAATAACTTATTAAAATACTATGTACGTTTCCATAAAGAAGACGTCGATCATCCTGAAATGGATGACGAGGCGCGTGAATGGTTCAAGAAATTGGAAAATGGTGATGAAGAAGCCACCCATCTGTGGTCATGGTTCCGCTCAGAATCATTGAAAGCGTTCAAGAAGATTTACCAACGCTTGGATATCGACTTTGATTCCTTCAAGGGTGAGGCCTTCTACAATGATAAGATGCAAGAAGTTGTCGACATCTTGGAAGACAAGCACCTCTTGCAAGAAAGTCAAGGCGCCGAAGTGGTGGACTTAAGCAAATATGACTTGAATCCGGCATTGATTAAGAAATCAGATGGCGCGACTTTATACATCACGCGGGACTTGGCCGCTGCGATCTACCGGAAACGGACTTATGATTTCGTGCAGTCCCTCTACGTCGTTGGGAATGAACAGACCAACCACTTTAAGCAATTAAAGGCTGTGTTGACCGAGATGGGCTTTGACTGGGCTGACCAGATCCACCACATTCCATTTGGTTTGATTACTTCTGGTGGTAAGAAGTTGTCAACTCGGAGTGGCCGGGTCATCCTGCTTGATAAGGTCTTGGACGATGCGGTTGCGTTAGCTCATGAACAAATCGAAGCCAAGAATCCGGACTTGCCTAACAAGGATGAAGTTGCGGATGCGGTTGGGATTGGCGCTGTGGTCTTCCATGATTTGAAGAACGAACGGATGAACAGCTTTGACTTTAACTTGGAAGAAGTTGTTCGTTTCGAGGGTGAAACTGGGCCATACGTGCAGTACGCCCATGCACGCGCTGAAAGTATCTTACGTAAAGCTGGTAGCCCAGAAATTGCGGCAACCGAGCAAACGTTAAGCGACCCAGCCGCTTGGGATACCTTGAAGTTATTGAGTGAATTCCCAGCGACTGTAGTACGTGCCAGCACGGAATACGAACCATCCGTTATTGCTAAGTATGCGATCCACTTAGCCAAGGCATACAACAAGTATTATGCTAACACCAAAATCTTAGTTGAAGATGATGAATTAAACGCTCGTCTGGCTTTGGTCAAGAGTGTCAGCATCGTCCTGAAGGAAGCCCTTCGCTTACTTGGCGTTAAGGCTCCCGATGAAATGTAA
- a CDS encoding ABC transporter ATP-binding protein/permease, with protein sequence MSYLELTNICKNYQVGKQTFNVLKDINLQFELGEFVAIVGESGGGKTTLMNIIGGLDHDFTGTVSIAGHPLDYHHERQLDQYRREVIGYISQTYNLIGHLTVLENVMLALDMTKLSHGDRLRRAHELLANVGLTAQIKKYPQQLSGGQKQRVAIARALAGDPKILIADEPTGALDADNTADVMAMLQKIAREGRLVICVTHSQRVAGAATRIAELVNGRIKSQPVTTQNVGTTQTVASLPARPLSYWVSVMMAFKHMRHTWIWNTLIVVGTAIGLFAVMLFNGLGTGIKGYINHEMNALVDPQSIMVMHQADNAKDRDEQAAAVYDPAVAGGIAARMPVFTDSQLTALRDLKHVTNVEPGISATNATIAIGQQKYAAPELTTWTSSDPTRQLKAGHVAGDNQIVLDKSSIAQKWSATRWRQLVGRAVTVSYQTFNQKGQPVTVARVLTVAGIVDSTSEVGLNAVNYTTMQSMRSAAHVSTQPTFVTVRIKSRVQNQVVVNEINHLSINGKHPFAATSIAATLDSFNTYVNIATKVLAAIAGISLIVSALMIIVTMFMSVSARMREIGILRSLGERRRDIRRLFTSEALMLGIISATLATGLSYLAERGLNHGLAKLTGGYALVQIQLNNVIAIFIIAIIIAWLAAILPARRAARANPIKALAAE encoded by the coding sequence ATGAGCTACTTAGAACTAACAAATATTTGTAAGAACTATCAGGTTGGCAAACAAACATTCAACGTCTTGAAGGACATTAACTTGCAGTTTGAACTCGGTGAGTTTGTGGCGATTGTCGGTGAATCAGGTGGTGGTAAGACAACCTTGATGAATATTATTGGAGGACTAGACCATGATTTCACGGGAACCGTCAGTATCGCTGGACACCCACTTGATTATCATCATGAGCGCCAGCTAGATCAGTACCGGCGCGAAGTCATTGGCTATATCTCACAGACCTACAATCTAATCGGTCATTTGACCGTGCTTGAGAATGTCATGCTAGCCTTAGATATGACTAAATTAAGCCATGGTGACCGATTGCGGCGGGCACACGAGCTCCTAGCAAACGTTGGCTTGACGGCACAAATAAAAAAATACCCGCAACAATTATCAGGTGGTCAAAAACAACGGGTGGCAATCGCTCGGGCATTAGCCGGTGATCCTAAAATTTTGATTGCGGATGAGCCGACTGGTGCGCTGGATGCAGACAATACCGCCGATGTCATGGCCATGCTTCAAAAAATCGCACGGGAAGGGCGCTTGGTGATTTGTGTGACCCATTCACAGCGCGTGGCGGGTGCGGCGACCCGGATTGCCGAGTTGGTGAATGGACGAATTAAGTCACAACCAGTGACCACCCAAAATGTCGGCACCACGCAAACAGTTGCGTCACTACCTGCGCGGCCACTATCGTATTGGGTATCAGTCATGATGGCCTTCAAGCATATGCGGCATACGTGGATCTGGAATACGCTAATTGTCGTTGGCACAGCGATTGGATTATTCGCCGTCATGCTTTTCAATGGTCTGGGGACCGGCATAAAAGGGTATATTAATCACGAAATGAATGCGTTGGTGGACCCACAATCAATTATGGTCATGCACCAAGCGGATAACGCGAAGGATCGTGATGAACAGGCTGCGGCCGTCTATGATCCAGCTGTAGCCGGCGGTATCGCAGCCCGGATGCCGGTGTTCACCGACTCACAACTCACAGCGTTGCGTGACCTTAAGCACGTGACCAACGTGGAACCCGGGATTTCAGCTACAAACGCAACGATTGCGATTGGACAACAAAAGTATGCCGCACCTGAACTGACGACCTGGACGAGTAGTGACCCGACCCGGCAGTTGAAAGCAGGCCACGTGGCGGGTGACAATCAAATCGTATTAGATAAGTCTTCAATTGCGCAGAAATGGTCGGCAACGCGCTGGCGTCAGTTAGTGGGTCGGGCTGTGACTGTGAGTTATCAAACCTTCAATCAAAAAGGGCAACCCGTGACCGTGGCGCGTGTGTTGACGGTTGCCGGAATAGTAGATAGTACCTCTGAGGTCGGTTTGAATGCAGTTAACTACACCACGATGCAGTCGATGCGTTCAGCAGCACATGTCTCAACACAGCCAACGTTTGTGACCGTTAGAATTAAGAGTCGGGTGCAGAATCAGGTCGTGGTCAATGAAATTAACCACTTATCAATTAATGGCAAGCATCCATTTGCCGCGACTAGTATTGCGGCCACTTTGGATTCGTTCAATACTTACGTTAATATTGCCACTAAAGTGTTGGCGGCGATTGCGGGGATTTCATTAATCGTTTCCGCACTAATGATTATTGTAACGATGTTCATGTCGGTCAGTGCTCGGATGCGAGAAATTGGTATTCTGCGGTCGTTGGGGGAGCGCCGGCGTGATATTCGCCGGCTATTTACTAGTGAAGCGCTGATGTTAGGCATTATCAGTGCCACGTTAGCGACTGGGCTGTCTTATTTAGCTGAACGAGGGCTCAATCATGGTCTGGCTAAGCTAACTGGCGGGTATGCGCTAGTTCAGATTCAGCTCAACAATGTAATTGCAATTTTTATAATCGCAATTATTATCGCCTGGCTTGCGGCTATTTTACCAGCAAGGCGGGCTGCGCGGGCTAATCCGATCAAAGCCTTGGCCGCTGAATAA
- a CDS encoding PRD domain-containing protein encodes METTRELIYDTVRKLVLTDTRYHDGVTAMVIATQLKMQRTNVSAALNALVRKQKLVKTKTRPVQFLLAASHLQEPFTGLIGRLNSLQHAIKLAKAAVLYPSGPLNIHIVANGGAGSTTFVHEIQNFVEQRGILTAASSPIIVKCRDYADDIHQLDSQLFGEHGQLAHSLWAHSEGGIVVIDHYDYLDGPQRAQLTSVMEAVASHKQPPLIILVSGIDQEILRTQQLIMKIELPDFKQRPWSERWALIRRFLTIEAQQSKRTIRLELAVAQALMLANYDQNLKTMKATITMACAQAYVRFMADADREVRVYLADLSPAVQQALAHERDYQQELAAVLAAADLSFAAKSSSGLSSDSLQASRQQVEPGTSPRSVQVPRSVEQSPSVIKPSIVQQRASNTQNLAQIVAPLIIKIVKDWQPDCERLLARPLTESVFNGLCLHINGMYRQMPTTKPASATMITQLQSQHVAEYEAAVKLAQVLATKLDLTISPAEVALLATFLVAQSPVTRHHPVVLYVMQGMGTAQALMRTTNTLSAVSNTYAYDVDLSADSTMVMKALKHKISEIDCGAGVLVIYDMGAIKWMLTTIQGELATKIRMIQVPVTLVGVDAARKSARVMDVDDVYHLVQVDLNQLNAEKTTKDELIITLCHTGEGGAAQLKDYIDQYSRLQMRVKALAIGHRDELVATVLRLQQVYQIHAFVGTFDPQLFGIPFISMAAIFEHSHQQLDQVLMFRPEAGRWDTYNQIYQYFKTQFEYAEVAKLQRVLPPLMDDLTTLYQLTEDQQIGLFVHLGSMIDRILAGKIVTTTAQTRKLVTQYSQDYQQLRRCLRPVEQTFKLIVNDEMIGTLLVILKQLH; translated from the coding sequence ATGGAAACGACACGAGAGCTTATTTATGATACGGTACGCAAATTGGTTTTAACGGATACGCGGTATCACGATGGTGTGACAGCAATGGTCATTGCTACACAATTGAAAATGCAACGCACAAATGTTAGCGCGGCTTTGAATGCCTTAGTGCGCAAACAAAAATTGGTCAAGACTAAGACGCGGCCAGTTCAATTTTTATTAGCTGCGTCCCACCTCCAAGAGCCATTTACGGGACTAATTGGTCGTTTAAATAGCTTGCAACATGCGATCAAACTAGCAAAAGCGGCTGTTTTGTATCCGAGTGGTCCTTTGAATATTCACATTGTGGCAAACGGTGGGGCGGGCAGTACCACGTTTGTACACGAAATTCAGAATTTTGTTGAGCAACGGGGTATATTAACGGCAGCTAGCAGCCCCATCATTGTTAAGTGTCGTGATTATGCAGACGATATTCACCAACTTGATAGTCAATTATTTGGTGAGCATGGCCAGCTAGCGCACAGTCTTTGGGCACACTCCGAGGGCGGTATTGTTGTGATTGACCATTACGACTATTTAGATGGCCCGCAACGCGCACAATTGACGAGTGTCATGGAAGCCGTGGCGTCCCATAAGCAACCACCGTTAATCATTTTAGTGAGCGGGATTGATCAGGAAATTCTTAGGACGCAGCAATTGATAATGAAAATTGAATTACCTGATTTTAAGCAACGACCGTGGTCAGAAAGATGGGCGTTGATTCGTCGTTTTTTGACGATTGAAGCTCAACAATCCAAGCGGACGATTCGATTGGAACTAGCCGTTGCCCAGGCGCTCATGCTGGCAAATTATGATCAGAATTTGAAAACGATGAAAGCGACCATCACGATGGCCTGTGCGCAGGCTTATGTCCGATTTATGGCTGATGCTGACCGTGAAGTTCGCGTGTACCTTGCGGATCTATCGCCCGCCGTTCAACAAGCGTTAGCGCACGAACGGGACTATCAACAAGAATTGGCGGCCGTGTTGGCAGCAGCTGATTTATCGTTTGCGGCCAAGTCGTCTTCGGGTTTGAGCTCAGATTCATTGCAAGCGAGTCGGCAACAAGTTGAGCCGGGAACAAGTCCTCGCAGTGTCCAAGTGCCAAGGTCAGTTGAACAATCACCGTCAGTGATAAAACCGAGTATCGTCCAACAGCGTGCGTCCAATACGCAAAATTTAGCACAAATCGTTGCGCCACTAATTATTAAGATTGTCAAAGACTGGCAACCAGATTGTGAACGGTTATTGGCACGGCCGTTGACCGAGAGTGTGTTTAATGGATTATGTTTACACATTAATGGGATGTATCGCCAAATGCCAACGACCAAACCTGCATCAGCGACAATGATCACGCAATTACAGTCACAACATGTGGCCGAATATGAGGCTGCTGTTAAATTAGCACAGGTCTTAGCGACAAAACTAGATTTGACCATTTCACCGGCTGAAGTTGCTTTATTAGCAACGTTTTTAGTTGCACAATCACCAGTGACGCGTCATCACCCGGTTGTGCTTTACGTCATGCAAGGAATGGGGACTGCCCAGGCCCTGATGCGAACAACGAACACGCTCAGCGCTGTCAGCAATACTTATGCTTATGATGTTGACTTATCAGCCGATAGCACGATGGTGATGAAGGCACTGAAGCATAAAATCAGCGAGATTGATTGCGGTGCAGGTGTGCTAGTCATTTATGATATGGGGGCAATCAAATGGATGTTGACGACCATTCAAGGCGAACTCGCGACCAAAATTCGGATGATTCAAGTCCCAGTGACTTTAGTCGGAGTCGATGCTGCTCGAAAGAGTGCGCGCGTAATGGACGTGGACGATGTTTATCATCTAGTGCAAGTCGATCTAAACCAACTGAACGCCGAAAAGACAACAAAAGATGAATTGATTATTACGCTGTGTCATACGGGTGAGGGGGGTGCTGCGCAATTAAAAGATTATATTGACCAATATTCACGGTTACAGATGCGCGTCAAAGCGTTGGCAATTGGGCATCGTGATGAGTTGGTGGCAACCGTACTTAGACTACAACAGGTTTATCAGATTCATGCATTTGTCGGCACCTTTGATCCTCAATTATTCGGCATTCCGTTTATTTCGATGGCAGCAATTTTTGAACATTCACATCAGCAGTTAGATCAAGTGCTGATGTTTCGGCCGGAAGCTGGTCGCTGGGATACTTATAATCAGATCTATCAGTATTTTAAGACGCAGTTCGAATACGCAGAAGTTGCTAAGTTGCAGCGTGTGTTACCACCACTCATGGATGATTTGACAACCTTATACCAACTAACTGAGGATCAACAAATTGGCCTGTTTGTTCACTTGGGTAGCATGATTGACCGTATTTTGGCTGGCAAGATTGTGACGACAACGGCGCAAACGCGGAAATTAGTGACCCAGTATTCGCAAGATTATCAGCAATTACGACGGTGTCTACGGCCGGTCGAGCAGACATTTAAACTGATTGTGAATGATGAGATGATTGGGACGTTACTGGTCATCTTAAAGCAATTACACTAA
- a CDS encoding DUF3284 domain-containing protein, translating to MKIIRTLAVTNTEFYDWLEKQLLIEIQAATGEILTATSIKKGLTYTKTTAKTAAQIKITIDDYQRGIKYQMTAISPLDTVTVTYSTIAEGTKTTVTFLEDVDSYRPQQHHWLLRNFSQALLLGRMSDKLLQLEQQIIAHRTTTCKPSQP from the coding sequence ATGAAAATCATTCGCACACTTGCCGTCACAAACACGGAATTTTATGACTGGTTAGAAAAACAACTACTCATAGAGATTCAAGCCGCTACTGGTGAAATACTCACAGCAACGTCAATCAAGAAAGGACTGACATATACAAAAACGACCGCCAAAACGGCCGCTCAGATTAAAATTACGATTGACGATTATCAGCGTGGGATTAAGTACCAAATGACAGCTATTTCACCACTGGATACCGTAACCGTGACCTATTCGACCATTGCTGAAGGCACCAAAACAACCGTGACCTTTCTAGAAGATGTTGACAGTTATCGGCCACAACAACACCATTGGCTACTCAGAAATTTTAGTCAAGCACTGCTACTCGGACGGATGTCTGACAAGTTATTGCAACTCGAACAACAAATCATTGCTCACCGAACAACAACTTGCAAACCGAGCCAACCATAG
- a CDS encoding PTS lactose/cellobiose transporter subunit IIA yields the protein MTLANNTETQDIAMTLIAYSGEGRTLAFNALDAMHRDAFSESKMLLKQSSEALGKAHDVQTQLLVAEANGQQVSIDILLIHAQDHFMTSLLANELIAEMLKMSQKFERMVDL from the coding sequence ATGACATTAGCCAATAATACTGAAACTCAAGATATTGCAATGACACTTATCGCGTATTCTGGTGAAGGTCGTACGCTGGCTTTTAATGCGTTAGATGCGATGCATCGCGATGCTTTCTCCGAATCTAAGATGTTATTGAAGCAATCTAGTGAAGCACTGGGGAAAGCACATGATGTTCAAACCCAACTACTGGTGGCTGAGGCGAATGGTCAACAGGTTTCCATTGATATTTTACTAATTCATGCTCAAGATCATTTTATGACGAGTCTGTTAGCTAACGAGTTAATCGCTGAGATGTTAAAGATGTCTCAAAAATTTGAAAGGATGGTCGATTTATGA